A genome region from Natronosalvus rutilus includes the following:
- a CDS encoding hemolysin family protein, translating into MEPFEISLRIAAGILLIGLNAFFVAIEFGLTRARQYSKEEFDTPSLQLAWEMTDDLEFYLTTCQIWISGTSIALGIVAEPGLAALFEPLFENTALASVGAGSLLGFFLINLVHLTHGEQTPTYLGVERSRQVCQYGARPLYWFAKVLAPAIWFGDWIAKGTLGLFGIEMTGAWRETEQEVIESRADLRNRLGSVLDEGDLPDERREEVMNALYIGEQSVSEVMVPSDEIVAVSTEDDSEVNFQKMEDRPQTRYPLVGDDLTDFRGIVYTPVLLRHREEVADGDIDFAELAAPPMTLSPDADVSDAIDQFQTEGQELALVIEDGDVVGLVTVTDLLEAIMGDIEDPLDREHVEASDE; encoded by the coding sequence ATGGAGCCATTCGAGATCAGTCTACGGATCGCGGCGGGGATACTCCTCATCGGGCTGAACGCGTTTTTCGTCGCGATCGAGTTCGGTCTGACACGCGCCCGGCAGTACTCCAAAGAAGAGTTCGATACGCCGTCACTGCAACTCGCGTGGGAAATGACCGACGACCTCGAGTTCTACCTGACGACATGTCAGATCTGGATTTCCGGAACCAGTATCGCGTTAGGGATCGTCGCCGAACCCGGGTTGGCAGCGCTATTCGAGCCGTTGTTCGAGAATACGGCGCTCGCCTCGGTCGGGGCTGGGTCATTACTCGGATTCTTTCTAATTAACCTCGTCCACCTCACCCACGGTGAACAGACGCCCACGTATCTCGGTGTCGAACGTTCGAGGCAGGTCTGTCAGTACGGGGCACGGCCGCTGTACTGGTTCGCCAAGGTGCTTGCTCCAGCGATCTGGTTCGGTGACTGGATTGCGAAGGGGACGCTCGGCCTGTTTGGCATCGAAATGACCGGGGCGTGGCGTGAAACCGAACAGGAGGTCATCGAGTCTCGTGCCGACCTCCGGAACCGACTCGGGTCAGTCCTCGACGAAGGCGATCTCCCGGACGAGCGCCGCGAGGAAGTGATGAACGCGCTCTATATCGGTGAGCAGTCCGTCAGCGAAGTGATGGTTCCGTCCGACGAGATCGTCGCCGTATCGACCGAAGACGATTCCGAAGTGAACTTCCAGAAGATGGAAGACCGACCGCAGACACGGTATCCGCTGGTCGGCGATGACCTGACCGATTTCCGTGGCATCGTCTACACTCCAGTCCTACTCAGACACCGCGAGGAAGTGGCCGACGGTGACATCGATTTCGCCGAATTGGCAGCGCCGCCGATGACGCTCTCGCCCGACGCGGACGTCAGTGATGCAATCGATCAGTTCCAGACGGAAGGTCAGGAACTCGCCCTCGTAATCGAGGACGGGGACGTCGTTGGGCTGGTCACCGTGACCGATCTGCTAGAGGCAATTATGGGCGACATCGAGGATCCGCTCGATCGCGAGCACGTCGAAGCCTCCGACGAGTGA
- a CDS encoding universal stress protein, whose protein sequence is MVPTDGSDSSTAAVERGVSNAKPHAATVHFLHVIDAGTEMAASGSIAPELTETLDQEASEILETASRKADEVDVAAEQVVLEGVPHEVIAEYSTDNEVDLIVMGASGRSGIKDHLLGSSTDRVIRSVDTSVLVARP, encoded by the coding sequence CTGGTTCCGACGGACGGGAGTGACTCGAGTACTGCTGCCGTAGAACGCGGTGTCAGTAACGCGAAACCCCATGCAGCGACCGTCCACTTTCTACACGTGATAGACGCCGGGACAGAGATGGCCGCCTCCGGAAGCATCGCACCTGAACTCACAGAAACGCTTGACCAGGAGGCAAGCGAGATCCTCGAGACGGCCTCGAGGAAGGCTGACGAAGTTGATGTGGCTGCCGAACAGGTTGTGCTCGAAGGCGTCCCTCACGAAGTGATCGCCGAGTACAGTACCGACAATGAAGTCGATCTCATCGTTATGGGGGCAAGTGGTCGGTCCGGGATCAAGGACCACCTGCTGGGAAGTTCGACGGATCGTGTCATCAGATCAGTTGATACGTCTGTTCTCGTAGCACGCCCCTGA
- a CDS encoding DUF4177 domain-containing protein, producing the protein MHEHAVPSSVIARRAIASQQSHHRESRYQLVGTKMHQQWEYKTLEPPKGLTKRETVDPTDELNRLGEEGWELTATISYDGGGTKLLLFKRPVTHE; encoded by the coding sequence ATGCACGAGCACGCCGTTCCGTCCTCGGTTATTGCACGACGGGCAATAGCCAGTCAGCAGAGTCATCACCGTGAAAGTCGATATCAACTCGTGGGTACCAAAATGCACCAGCAATGGGAATACAAGACACTCGAACCGCCAAAGGGTTTGACCAAGCGAGAGACGGTCGATCCAACAGACGAACTCAACCGCCTAGGTGAAGAGGGCTGGGAACTCACAGCGACGATCAGCTACGACGGTGGCGGCACGAAACTACTCCTGTTCAAACGCCCAGTCACTCATGAGTGA
- a CDS encoding SDR family NAD(P)-dependent oxidoreductase: protein MLEEKVAVIYGGGGSIGGAVARTFAREGARVFLAGRTEATLDAVAEDIRSDGGEADTAIVDALDEQAVDEFVDAVVDETGRIDVSFNLITYGDVQEPLMEISVEDFTHPITTATQTQFLTTTSLGGRSSLPRRERTHSCPARRQYPT, encoded by the coding sequence ATGCTGGAAGAGAAGGTCGCCGTGATATATGGCGGTGGCGGGTCGATCGGAGGCGCCGTTGCCCGCACCTTCGCACGTGAAGGGGCCCGGGTCTTCCTCGCCGGTCGAACCGAGGCGACGCTCGACGCCGTCGCCGAGGACATTCGCTCGGACGGAGGTGAGGCGGACACCGCCATCGTCGACGCTCTTGACGAGCAGGCTGTCGACGAATTCGTCGACGCAGTAGTGGACGAGACCGGCCGCATCGACGTCTCGTTCAACCTCATCACGTACGGTGACGTCCAGGAACCGTTGATGGAGATCTCGGTCGAGGACTTCACCCACCCGATCACGACTGCGACGCAAACGCAGTTCCTGACGACGACTTCTCTGGGCGGGAGAAGCTCGTTGCCAAGACGAGAGCGGACGCACTCCTGCCCCGCACGGCGACAGTATCCGACGTAG
- a CDS encoding SRPBCC family protein: MTDHNTDAATRDTQLTIRRTFDAPRERVYRAFVDPDELEQWFVPEGMEAEVHALESEPGGEMFVSWTSDENGIENEGTFEEVIENERLVTVEEIDGGQLHLTYEFHDAEDGTEVVLTQEFPGSVPDGAEEGWASILDNLDALVTDTETDEGRSMTVSRVIEASPERVYEAFLDPDELAQWLPPTGFFAEVHHLEPEVGGTYRMAFTGETEELAEYGSTFGGTYLELVPGERIVYTDEFETDDPEMAGETTVTVTFEAVPEGTEITVHHEGFPEAIPPSDANEGWTDSLSNLAELVEETS, encoded by the coding sequence ATGACCGACCACAACACCGACGCGGCAACCAGGGATACCCAACTGACAATCCGGCGGACGTTCGACGCCCCGCGCGAGCGTGTGTATCGGGCGTTCGTCGACCCGGACGAGCTAGAACAGTGGTTCGTGCCGGAGGGCATGGAGGCGGAGGTCCACGCGCTTGAGTCCGAACCCGGCGGCGAGATGTTCGTGAGTTGGACCAGTGATGAGAACGGCATCGAGAACGAGGGCACGTTCGAGGAGGTCATCGAGAACGAGCGTCTCGTCACCGTCGAGGAAATCGACGGTGGGCAACTCCATCTCACATACGAGTTCCATGACGCCGAAGACGGCACGGAAGTCGTACTCACCCAAGAGTTCCCAGGTTCGGTGCCTGACGGCGCCGAAGAGGGCTGGGCGAGCATCCTCGACAACCTCGACGCCCTGGTGACCGACACCGAGACAGACGAGGGGCGAAGCATGACCGTGAGCCGCGTCATCGAGGCGTCTCCCGAGCGGGTCTACGAGGCCTTCCTCGACCCCGACGAACTCGCCCAGTGGCTTCCGCCGACCGGCTTCTTCGCCGAGGTCCACCACCTCGAGCCCGAGGTGGGCGGGACGTACCGCATGGCGTTCACGGGCGAGACCGAGGAACTCGCCGAGTACGGCTCGACCTTCGGCGGCACCTACCTCGAGCTGGTTCCCGGTGAACGCATCGTCTACACGGACGAATTCGAAACCGACGACCCCGAGATGGCCGGCGAGACGACGGTGACGGTCACCTTCGAGGCAGTCCCTGAGGGAACCGAGATAACCGTTCACCACGAAGGATTCCCCGAGGCCATTCCCCCGAGCGACGCCAACGAAGGGTGGACCGACTCGCTGTCGAACCTCGCGGAACTGGTGGAGGAGACATCGTAA
- a CDS encoding ArsR/SmtB family transcription factor, giving the protein MVERLPDDFDLDTVFQALAHPIRRDILERVADGPESVSDLAEPHDVSLAAVSKHLHVLEDAGLIDIEKDGRVRRCHLEAAPLSAAFGWLTRYRVFWEDRLDALAIHLEESEK; this is encoded by the coding sequence ATGGTTGAACGACTGCCGGACGATTTCGATCTCGACACGGTCTTCCAGGCGCTGGCTCACCCCATCCGTCGGGACATCCTCGAACGGGTGGCCGACGGACCAGAGAGCGTCAGCGACCTGGCCGAACCACACGACGTCTCCCTCGCTGCCGTCTCGAAGCACCTCCACGTGCTGGAGGACGCCGGCCTGATCGACATCGAGAAGGACGGCCGCGTTCGCCGCTGCCACCTCGAGGCTGCGCCCCTGAGCGCCGCGTTTGGGTGGCTCACCCGGTACCGCGTCTTCTGGGAGGACCGGCTGGACGCGCTGGCCATCCACCTGGAGGAATCAGAAAAATGA